taaatatatcaaaattcatgCACATAACTAATCAAAccaataatcatatattaacaaCTTTACATCTTGACAAAACATATAGTAATAATTGCTAGAAAGAAGgaatttttccttttcattgtTGGGTATTTAGGTCATCTACATGCCCTAACTtattcttaatttgtattcttAAAACAATCACTCACCTAGGCCTTTATAGTGAAAGCTAGGCTACTataccaacaaaaaaaacacaataaaataaaataaaatacaccaatcttttgtttttcttctttgggAGAAAAATGGTGACCTTTAATCAAATGATACTTCAATTTCTATTCCAACTACCAATAGTGAAATAATAATGCACATATTAAATTCTAAACTACCAATTccaacaccaaaaaaaaaagaaaaaatgtactaaaaaaaaattactccaTTTTTACCCAAATTGAGTGTCCAGGAACGCCCTGGTGAACCACAAACACCATATAATAACCAGGTGGTGCAATGTTACGCGATGGAGGGGCGTACACCGTGATCTTTTGATCAAACGACGATACTTGTTGAATTTTCACGATGTCCAAAATCAACAGTCGTTGGTTCATCGCGAACGAGTGCGTGGTAAATGAAGGTGCAACCATTGTTACCATGACCTCGTTTGTATCCTGAGAAACCCCGAGTGTGAATGTGATGGAGAATTCCTGACCGTACGATACGGGTCCTTCAACGGTCGTGTTTGATGGACGGAGATTAGAGTGGTGTGGGCTTAAGTAAGGTGGCAAAAATGCTTCTAAGCTTAACTCTGTGGGGTACTTTACGCCTGTGAAGTTGTACCTTATATGTGGATTACTCCCACCCACTAATATCCTGCCATCTGGCATCAACGTCGCTGATGAGTGGTACATTCTTGGTATACTAGTGGGGTCGAGTACACTAAATCTTTCATTCGGGTCGGGTTGACCCGGTTCGTATAAAAACGGGTTCAATACCGGGTCAATTGCGCTTTCCCACCCGGCCGTCCCTTTTGATGCTCCGTTCAATAAAATCACATCGCCCGTAGGCAATAATAACATATCCAGCATAACCCGACCAGAAGGCATATCCTCCATGACCCATTTAGGATCCGGATCGGTAATTTTAATCCGCCCACATGTCCTCGAAGCGGGCATAAACCCACCCACCGCCGCGTGTAGAAACGCGCCACCATTAGCACCACCACAAACCATCACCTCCACCGCCGGTGAAAAATCTCCGGCGACTAATTTCATCGGTAACATTACCGATGATCCAGTCGCCGGATAACTCCTTTTTTCACCGGGAATCACCGGAAACTCCCTAACGACTTTATTTTTCGCGTAATCTAACGAAATCGATCGTTGATTCGCGAAAATATACACATTTCCATCGGGTAAAAGATATAAAAACGGATATAAGTTGTTTTCTTCTTTAGGATCAGTCGTTTCCTTCAGAAACGGAAGGTGAAAAACGACGTCGGTTTCAGAACTCTGTGGAAAAAACTCGTAACTATAAGCGTTTCTTCCGCCAATGATCATAATACGTCCGTCGGGAAGTATATGATCAGTTGAATACCACCGTTTAACGGTGAGATTCTGTTGAAGTTCCGTCCAATCACAAGTTTCTTCATCAAAACACGGTGAAAATAACCGTATTTTACGTTCACCGGCGTGGTATCCGCCCGTTTGTATAAGGGTGCCGTTAGGGTTAACGGCACCCGAGGAACACCAAACGTCCGTTTGAACGGTGAGCGGACGGTACGTGTTGGTGGCTACATTGTAAAGGATAGAGTGAGCTGTGCAATCTACCTTGATTGCTTCGTCGTTATACCtgtttgaaaatataattaagtaaataaataattatatttaattacaaaTGATTTTTGTATGTGCAAAAAGTCATGTTGAGTTGTTGAGATGAGATGATCAGACAGTTCAGACGTACCTGCATTTGTCGTGAGGGAGGGAGAGGTTAGAAGAACCGAAATCAGTGCGATCGAAGATGACGACTTTATTATTATGGAGAAGTTGCATGTGCATGGCTGAGATACCAATGGATTTATGAAGAAGAATCCATTTACCATTTGTGTGATCTGAGTTTTTTTGATCaaatgatgatgaattatgttgTCGGTGGTAGTTTTTGTGATGTTTGTGTGATGAATTACATGAAAAAGGGAGTAGAAGGAAAAGagcaaaaatgaaagaaaaagatataatattgaatgccataataataataataataataataataacaagaggAAGAGTGCTTGAAGTTCAAATTTATgtgttttcttgaaaataaataaattgggaAGTTGATACAAGTAATACAAAAGAATAGGTTGATAGGTTCTTAAAGGGAAGGAATAGATTTAATTAGTGtgaaatttaaaagtttaaattatattataattgtgTAAAAAAAGCGAAAGGCTGAGTCTGTTTGGattgatttttcatttatttttttttcttttatagaaattttaaagttattgacttcgagttatttttaaaaaaaaaatcatttttaggttaaaattgtataatataaatatttttttttaattttctcaaacacttgaaaaatactttaaaaaacacttaaaataagtcaattcagATAGACGATGGGAGGTGAGAATATGTAAGGAAACCGATAAGAATTGTGATGGATTGATAAGTACTTTTTTCATCCTTAATTTAGAGGTCTCAAGTTCAAGCCTCTTGGTTATGAAGTCGCCTTTATTAGGAAGTGAAATTTTCCAGCATGAATGTGAATTTAATCgaactttaatataaatataggatagcgaattatgagaaaaaaacatataggttgagggggtgggggtgggggtaggGGAAATGCATGCATAAAGATTGGGTGGTTAATCAATTAATGCTAAATAAGTATAAGGAGAGCCAGAGAGAAAGTTAATGTAATTGGTCTATGATCATTTTGACTTCCACCaacaattattactattataaagtgttatttatttaaagaaaaaaacataaatcctttttttttttttaatatatcctTAAATGGAGTGATTATGACATTTATGAATAATGTAAATATTGTGGTTTTGATAACAAAGTTACGTAATCCTCTAAAAATATTGTTCTTCTAAGAACAAATCTTTTGCTCAACAATTcaatattaacatattttttcaacttgcattattactattattatgaaTAGAATGATACAGTTATAGTATTATACtgaaagaaaatataacataaaaattaatttttaaaaaaatcattataatgagtaattgttataatgttttaatatAGTACTTATAAGTTACCATACTCTTAGTTATTTGCCTTAATTAGAAGTATtgaccaaactaagtcattatattaagtaattcgttaaaataatatgttttttttttaaatcttacaaaactaatataaatatatttcacaGTAACATTTTatggtatattttattttttaaaaagctgACAGCGTTAGATTGATACTCATAGTAatgttttactcctaaaacgttattgtgagtaacgttttaggagtaaaacgttactcacagtaacgtaACCTAACActgttaatttttaaaaagtgaaatataccctaaaatgttactgtgaaatacgtttactagttttataaaattttaaaaaattatattattttgataaattattttatataatagcttaatttgataaaaaaaaattccctctaatttaagtaattaaatgCCAATTTCATTAGGTATTCTTAGATAGTACAATACCTAGCTGTTTGATTTTGGATGAAACAAAGAGAATTTATTGTACAAGTTTGCTGATTTAACATTTCACCTTCTAAATTATTATACTATATATGGGAGTGAGAACGAATCGATTCGATTTAATTCAATAACTTTAAGATAAtttatggtttaactttttgtGTTCCAAATTAACTATTTATGGGAATGAgtgttatattatatatgtagatTGACTTGATTTAGTTCAATAATTTTAGAAATGCTTTTTTAAATACATTCTACGTGACACAATTTAGATCGATCAGTCTcgtgaattttttaaatatcaaatagtCCAATAATGGGGAATTTTACACAAATTAAATCTCATAGAGTAAAGAATCAATTACATTATAATTCTGTTCTTttccaaattacaaaaattccttAAAATTGGCGGAATCCGGATACATACCTGTACACCGCGTCCCGGTTTCAGATACATCAATCAACATTCTGATACATCGCGTCTTAATTTTGATACTTCGTTCAATGTTTCAATATATAGCATAAAGTGATGTATCTGACTGATACATCGTGTAAAGTTATGTACTATCCCATCGTAAAGTGACATATTCATTCGATACATCGCGCaaaataatatatccaatcGATAAAGTGATGtgttgaaaaataagaaagaatagaaatttttgtaattttctcgaattaagaaaaaaaacaataaaaataaattatgtatttaaataatttttccaataataaacgtcatactatatatatataaaaaaaagttaattaatgcTACAATTGTCCCATTGCTTTTGGTTTTCTATCACAGTCTCTATTAACtccatattattttttgtcCATTAAGTAACATAAAATATCTTATAATAAAAGTAACCATGATGACATCTCTTATCCATGCTCACACGAGCACGAAAACTAATTTTAGATGA
This DNA window, taken from Solanum lycopersicum chromosome 5, SLM_r2.1, encodes the following:
- the LOC101257077 gene encoding aldehyde oxidase GLOX-like; translation: MAFNIISFSFIFALFLLLPFSCNSSHKHHKNYHRQHNSSSFDQKNSDHTNGKWILLHKSIGISAMHMQLLHNNKVVIFDRTDFGSSNLSLPHDKCRYNDEAIKVDCTAHSILYNVATNTYRPLTVQTDVWCSSGAVNPNGTLIQTGGYHAGERKIRLFSPCFDEETCDWTELQQNLTVKRWYSTDHILPDGRIMIIGGRNAYSYEFFPQSSETDVVFHLPFLKETTDPKEENNLYPFLYLLPDGNVYIFANQRSISLDYAKNKVVREFPVIPGEKRSYPATGSSVMLPMKLVAGDFSPAVEVMVCGGANGGAFLHAAVGGFMPASRTCGRIKITDPDPKWVMEDMPSGRVMLDMLLLPTGDVILLNGASKGTAGWESAIDPVLNPFLYEPGQPDPNERFSVLDPTSIPRMYHSSATLMPDGRILVGGSNPHIRYNFTGVKYPTELSLEAFLPPYLSPHHSNLRPSNTTVEGPVSYGQEFSITFTLGVSQDTNEVMVTMVAPSFTTHSFAMNQRLLILDIVKIQQVSSFDQKITVYAPPSRNIAPPGYYMVFVVHQGVPGHSIWVKME